In Candidatus Woesearchaeota archaeon, the genomic window TTGAATTAAACTTCCTCTCAACAATCCTTCCAAATATAAGCAAAGCAATAGAATTAGAAACAAGATGAACTAAATCTGCATGTAAAAAAATAGAAGTAAAAATACTCCAATAATTACCATCAAATAAATGATTTGGATGCACCATAAACAATTCCATATAATCTCCCAAAAATAAAATTTCAACAATATACATGAAAATCAAGAAGAAAATCAAAAAAGAAGTAATTTTAGCTTCAAGAAACCAATCTTTAATTTTTACAAAAATCAAGAACGGTTCAAATACAACTTTCCCAAAATAAATCTTAATTTTCTCAGATTTTCCAGTCAATACACAAAAAAGCAAAATTAAAATATTTGGAACCAGCATAATAAAATACTTAAGTAAATCTCTAAAAACCAACAAAACAAGCATCAAATCAGACCTAATATTTTTTTCTGAATTTTTATTATGTTCTTCAAGGTACATATCATAATAATTTTTACTCATAATTCTCCACCTCATAAAATAATTGAGGAGGATTCTTCCTCAAAAATCTCCTCGAATTCTTAAAATTCAGAGTAAATCTTGAAACCTCATTCCAAAACTTTTGAGAATGATTCTTAACTTTAATATGAGCAAGTTCATGAATTATAACATAATTCAAAATTTCAATAGGCGCATTAAGTAATTTTAAATTAATCATTATTTTATTATCATGAGTACAATGGCCCCACTTTGAAGAAACAAATTTCAATTCAACATCACTAACATCATAATTAAAAGTCTTAGAATTTATCAAATCAACATAAGCTTTAATCATCGAAGAATACTTTTCAACTAATAATTTGATAAAATGCTTTTCAACTAGACTTATTTTTGTCTTATAATTGACATAAAAGACATTCTCAACTAACTTAACACCCCGAACCTTATTAGTCATCTCAATAGTATAAATCTCATTTGAAAATCTAAATGAACCTTTTTCCAAAACTTCTTCAATCAAAAACCTCTTTACTTCAGACCTCATCAACTCAAGTTTTTTATAA contains:
- a CDS encoding DUF45 domain-containing protein — encoded protein: MSFFSKKDKFDGLVFPEFVEVNANKYLIEVEFSKKRSSSVVIKDTKLIFRMSSYLTKGLAEKHFSDLLKKIYKKLELMRSEVKRFLIEEVLEKGSFRFSNEIYTIEMTNKVRGVKLVENVFYVNYKTKISLVEKHFIKLLVEKYSSMIKAYVDLINSKTFNYDVSDVELKFVSSKWGHCTHDNKIMINLKLLNAPIEILNYVIIHELAHIKVKNHSQKFWNEVSRFTLNFKNSRRFLRKNPPQLFYEVENYE
- a CDS encoding rhomboid family intramembrane serine protease, coding for MSKNYYDMYLEEHNKNSEKNIRSDLMLVLLVFRDLLKYFIMLVPNILILLFCVLTGKSEKIKIYFGKVVFEPFLIFVKIKDWFLEAKITSFLIFFLIFMYIVEILFLGDYMELFMVHPNHLFDGNYWSIFTSIFLHADLVHLVSNSIALLIFGRIVERKFNSKILFIFLLSGVVANLVSNFISYSQGELFYSLGASGAIAGLIILAILVDPFDFTTIFLVPLPIFVVGWFLISLDIIGLTNSSQTNHFAHLGGYLALLVIFFFLEFKDRKKVITGFTINLCLLLALYVLSQAFNLRKIAYAIFGIS